The genomic stretch AAGTTTGTTCATATTTGGACTGGAGACACGGAGGAATTCAGAGTCAGCTCTGCCGGccaaatatatacatacaaactTATGTGTTCATCTATGGACTTCATCCCTCATAGAGCGAGGCAGCTGCTGAATGTCTGTTGTGGCATGTATGACTGCATGAGAGATTAGCAGGTGGTTGCTTGACTGCAGTGACAAATTGAGTCTGCATGACCGCCGTCCCTGTAAGCAAGTAAAGCCATTTACAAAAAGCAGTGATTTGATGGCCCCTAGGTGGTTTTAATTGATTTATCTTTCTGCgcagaaaaatattattttagagATTTGTACTGTTTTGGCTCTTAGATAATTGATGACATGGAGGTTATAATTGTGCAATAAACTTTTCACTACTAGATCACTAAAAGAGATGTGCATAGACCAATTTCTCATAGTTGTTTTGATATCTAGTAATCACGGTGGCACTAAGTTTGCGATCCTATGAGTAGTACATGACTGTGTAAAGTAGCACTTAGTATATATCAGTTGACCAGATATTCGTGACATTTTCTTTGAAAACCTTTGTGAATGTAGGAGTTGTCCTTCATGTCTAAGTTTACATTTAGCATGCCTCATGCACTGTCTTATATTTCCGAGACTGGAGCAAGTAATAAATGAGGCAGATAAGTAAACATTATCAAGCACAATTGTTTAAATGTACCCTCTCCCTATTATTAGTGAAGCTGAAGTTTAAAAATTGTTTAagaattgtttttgtttgtttttttacaaacagCCATCTGTCTTAGAGACAAATTCCGTACCTAGTTTGGAGGACACCAGGCAAGATGGAGAACGGCTCCTCCACCAGCTTTGTGCTCCTTGGACTAGCTGAGATGGAAAGTCTCAGACATTTTTATTGTCCTATATTCACTGTCATCTATTTGTGTATTTTGGGTTTGAGTATTCTTATCCTGTCTGTGGTGGTGACTGACCACAGTCTTCATGAGCCCATGTATGTTTTCATCTGTAATCTGGTACTCAACGGTGTTTTTGGCAGCTCCTCATTTTTCCCAAAGTTGTTGACGGACCTTTGGACCTCTTCAGAGACCATCTCCCGTGACAAGTGCCTGGCCCAGTCTATGTGTATTATGGTCTATGGCTTCTGTGAAGTCATGACCTTTACCGTCATGGCATATGACCGGTATTTGGCTGTGTGTCACCCGCTGCACTACGTCAACTTGATGACCAACGCAAAGGCCGTTAAACTTGCTGTTGAGTGTTTTTTTGTCTCCTTCATATTAAATTTGATTGGTGTGCTCTTAACGATGAGACTTCCTCTTTGTGGAACACAAATCAAGAACATTTTCTGTGATAATATGGCGATTTTTATCCTGGCCTGCTCAGACACTTCAGTAAATAATATATATGGAACAGTGTGTACCATCGTTCTTTTAATTAATGCACTGTTGACCATTGCCTTCACATACGTGCGGATCTATATCGTCTGCCTCAGATTATCCCCGGAGTCACGTCACAAGGCGTTGCACACCCTCCTTACACACTTGATCAATTTTTCTGTGTTCCTCGTTGGCTTCATATTTATTTTTATCCGCTATAGACTGGGTGCCAAAACCTTACCAGCCAGTGCCCACATTTTGCTCTCCATACCCTCTTTTTTGTTCCCTCCGTTGGTCAACCCTCTGGTTTTCGGGATAAGAACAAAGGCTCTGAAATCCAGAATGGTTTACCGCCTGAAAACATGGACTCGAATCCACAACCGCTTCACCGTCTAACAATACTAAAGAAGAACCCGGGGCACACAAAGAAAGCAAATATTCATGTAAGTGACACACCATCAAGCAAGAACTTATCCTCACTTGTTTCTTATTCGTTTCACAAGATTTTTCTAGTGATACAGTATTATCTTAATCCAACATTTCGGAGTCACCACGGACCCCTGTTTCAAGGTATACAATCCTCAGCCCTGTAGTGCAATAAGCAAATAGCGCAACTGTTTCCACTGATTACATCATTTTACATCAATACATCGATTAATTGTGTATATCGACAGAGTCTACCAggcaacacaatattttttagaTGGTGACCTAATTTTGGGTGGATGGGAATGCGATGACAAATATCTTTCTGACTGTACATTTATATGTGTTCATGGGCGTTGTTGCTTGTCTTTGCTTGGACTACTGCTCCCtgctcatttgtctgttttgcactGTTTGGTTTTTGGGTTTTCAATCTTTTAGTCTTTATAGATTGTGTTTTTATGCGTGCCCTACagcacaggtgtggaactccaggcctggagggccagatccatgccagcgtttaggatggactgagaaaaagAGAACTGTGTTCTACCTCGCCTTTCCTGAtttagacccatcaattaatttaagctgtgtcaaaaatgtgtgaggaccacaggaccctcgaaggaccggtttgacatccctgccttaCAGGGATAATGTTTATATACCTTGATAAAGGGTTCCATGGTGACTCTGAAATGTTGG from Hyperolius riggenbachi isolate aHypRig1 chromosome 2, aHypRig1.pri, whole genome shotgun sequence encodes the following:
- the LOC137544732 gene encoding olfactory receptor 52D1-like; protein product: MENGSSTSFVLLGLAEMESLRHFYCPIFTVIYLCILGLSILILSVVVTDHSLHEPMYVFICNLVLNGVFGSSSFFPKLLTDLWTSSETISRDKCLAQSMCIMVYGFCEVMTFTVMAYDRYLAVCHPLHYVNLMTNAKAVKLAVECFFVSFILNLIGVLLTMRLPLCGTQIKNIFCDNMAIFILACSDTSVNNIYGTVCTIVLLINALLTIAFTYVRIYIVCLRLSPESRHKALHTLLTHLINFSVFLVGFIFIFIRYRLGAKTLPASAHILLSIPSFLFPPLVNPLVFGIRTKALKSRMVYRLKTWTRIHNRFTV